A genomic window from Cucumis melo cultivar AY chromosome 8, USDA_Cmelo_AY_1.0, whole genome shotgun sequence includes:
- the LOC103495845 gene encoding WAT1-related protein At5g07050-like, which translates to MEGKGSGIANFVEGAQPYIAMISLQFGYAGMNIVTKVALNRGMSHYVLVTYRQAFATIALAPFAFFLERKVRPKISFTMLMQIFLLGFLGPVIDQNFYYAGLKLTSTTFSCATSNMLPAMTFILALLCRMEKLEMKKVRCQAKVVGTLVTVGGAILMTLYKGNVISFFWSHHNNNYDLQSSSASSNYYSFESTNQDWLKGSILLLFANLAWALFFIIQAITLRNYTAHLSLTTLVCFFGTLQSMAVTFVMEHQTSVWNIGWDMNLLASVYAGIVSSSIAYYVQGMIMRKRGPVFVTAFTPMIMIIVAIMGSFMLAEKIYIGRVVGGIVMVVGLYSVLWGKYKDYKEKEAIIEETTIVEPVKLLISVDKFEKNKKKKLATVVEEEEEEEEETTTSTALNDIEMQRNDTTSNVDDNNNNVAKLPRLSPLPILVVIAMDEATPKDSD; encoded by the exons atggaaGGAAAGGGAAGCGGAATTGCCAATTTTGTTGAGGGAGCACAACCTTACATCGCTATGATCTCTCTCCAATTTGGCTATGCTGGGATGAATATCGTCACCAAGGTAGCTCTCAACCGCGGAATGAGCCATTACGTTCTTGTCACCTATCGACAAGCCTTTGCCACCATCGCCCTTGCTCCGTTCGCCTTCTTCCTCGAAAG AAAAGTGAGGCCCAAGATTAGTTTCACAATGTTAATGCAGATTTTCCTTCTGGGCTTCTTAGG GCCAGTGATTGATCAAAATTTCTATTATGCTGGATTGAAGCTCACTTCAACTACCTTTTCATGTGCTACGAGCAATATGCTTCCTGCAATGACATTCATTTTGGCTCTTCTTTGTAG gaTGGAGAAATTGGAGATGAAGAAAGTGAGGTGCCAAGCCAAGGTGGTGGGAACATTGGTGACAGTGGGTGGAGCCATTTTGATGACTTTATACAAAGGGAATGTCATAAGCTTCTTTTGGTCTCACCATAACAATAATTATGATCTTCAAAGCTCTTCTGCTTCTTCCAATTACTATTCCTTTGAAAGCACCAATCAAGATTGGCTCAAGGGTTCCATTCTTCTCCTTTTTGCCAATCTTGCTTGGGCTTTGTTCTTCATCATTCAG GCAATAACATTAAGGAATTACACAGCCCATCTCTCACTTACAACCCTTGTGTGTTTCTTTGGGACTTTGCAATCCATGGCTGTCACATTTGTAATGGAACACCAAACTTCTGTTTGGAACATTGGATGGGATATGAATCTTCTTGCTTCTGTTTATGCT GGAATAGTTTCATCAAGCATAGCATATTATGTACAAGGGATGATTATGCGAAAGAGAGGACCTGTTTTTGTCACGGCCTTTACCCCTATGATCATGATCATTGTTGCCATTATGGGCTCCTTCATGCTTGCTGAGAAGATCTATATCGGACG tgTTGTTGGAGGTATTGTAATGGTGGTGGGGCTATACTCAGTGCTATGGGGAAAATACAAAGATTACAAAGAAAAGGAAGCAATAATAGAAGAGACCACCATAGTTGAACCAGTGAAGCTTTTAATAAGTGTAGACAAATTcgagaaaaataagaagaagaaattagcAACAgtagttgaagaagaagaagaagaagaagaagaaacgacGACATCGACAGCATTAAACGACATCGAAATGCAAAGGAACGACACAACATCAAATGTCGacgacaataataataatgttgcAAAATTGCCTCGTCTTTCTCCACTACCCATTCTTGTTGTTATAGCTATGGATGAAGCAACACCAAAAGATTctgattaa